Part of the Methylophaga nitratireducenticrescens genome is shown below.
TTCGCCGCCTTTGACTACTTTTTCCATTTTTTCCACGGTTAAATGTCTGACATCCTTGCCTTCTACCAGATAGATAATATGTTCAGAAACATTACGTGAATGATCACCAATCCGTTCCAGAGAACGAGCAGACCACATCATGTCGATTACTCGGCTGATAGTACGAGGATCTTCCATCATATAAGTCATTAATTGACGCATAATGCTTTCATATTCGGCATCGACCTGCCGATCTTCATGCGCCACCTGCAAGGCAGCATCAACATCAAAACGAGCAAAGGCATCCAGAGTGTTATGCAACATACCTGACACATGCTGGCCTAAAGCATGCAGTTCACGATAATTCTTTTTCGGCCGATCCTTTTCGGCAAGATTCAGTGCCATTCGCGCAATACGGACGGCTTCGTCGCCAATTCGTTCCAGATCGGTGATGGTTTTCAGAATACCGGTCACCAGACGTAAGTCACTGGCCGTGGGTTGTCGCAGTGCAAGGATCTGAATACATTCTTCATCAATGCTGACATCCAGTTTATTAACGTCTTCATCACCACTGATGACCTGACGAGCCAAGTCAGCGTCCCCGGTAACCAAAGCTTCCATCGCGCCCGAAACCTGTTTTTCGACCACTCCACCCATGGCTAGAACACGGCTGCGGATATCTTGAAGCTCTTTCTCGAACTGTTGCGAAATATGTTGTGATTGATTTGTAGCCATAAAGGATCTCCTGAACCTGCAGCCTAGCCGTAACGGCCGGTAATATAGTCTTCCGTTTGCTTTTTGCCCGGATTGGTAAATAACTCATCCGTGGCACCAAATTCGATTAACTCCCCCATATACATGAACGCTGTGTAGTCCGAGACCCTGGCCGCCTGTTGCATATTGTGTGTGACGATAACGATGGTGTATTTTTCTTTCAGTTCGTAAATCAGTTCTTCGATCTTAAGCGTAGATAAAGGATCCAGAGCAGAGGCCGGTTCATCAAGCAATAATACTTCCGGTTCGATAGCAATGGCACGGGCAATCACCAGTCTTTGCTGTTGACCGCCTGACAGACCCATTGCTGAGGATTGCAATCGATCCTTTACTTCATCCCACAATGCAGCGCCTTTCAGCGATTTTTCCACGACTTTATCCAGCGTCTGGCGATCATTTACACCTTGCAAACGCAGGCCGTAGGCGACATTTTCATAAATTGTTTTTGGAAATGGATTCGGCTTCTGAAACACCATGCCAACTTTACGACGCAAATCAGATACGTTGACTGCCGGCGAGTTCAGTTCTTCACCATCCAGCAGTAACTGCCCCTGAATATTGACGTTATCAATCAAGTCATTCATTCGATTGAAACATCTTAGGAAAGTTGATTTACCGCACCCGCTTGGACCGATAAAAGCCGTTACTCTATGACGTGGAATGGTCAGGTTGATATCTTTTAATGCCTGAGCGTCGCCATAAAACAAATTGAAATTTTTAATTTCAATACAGGTCTTTTCATCAGCCATATTCAGTTTCGGGCCACGATTCATTGATTCGATATCAATGCCACGCGCCGCGTTTTTTTGTTGATTGACTGCTTCCATTAGTTATCACTCGCTTTAAAGTTTTCACGCAGACGATTACGGATACTAATCGCCGTTAAATTCAACACTACTATTATCAGCAACAGCAGAAATGCAGTGGCATAAACCAGCGGACGTGCTGCTTCAACATTCGGACTCTGGAAACCCACGTCATAAATATGGAAACCCAAATGCATAAACTGGCGGTCCAGATGCAAATACGGTGCAACAGAATCAACTGCTAACGCTGGCGCCAGTTTTACTACACCCACCATCATCAACGGAGCAACCTCACCCGCTGCTCGGGCGACCGCCAGAATCAACCCGGTCATCATTGCAGGAGCCGCCATTGGAATAACCGTGCGCCATAAGGTTTCCGCTTTAGTAGCGCCCAAAGCAAGACTGCCTTCACGCATCGCCCGTGGAATACGTGACAACCCCTCTTCGGTTGCCACGATAACCACCGGCACGGTCAGAATAGCTAGCGTTAACGACGCCCACATCAAGCCGGGTTGACCAAAAGTTGGTGAAGGTAGTTTTGCCTGGAAGAATATTTCATCAATATTGCCACCGAGGAAATAGACAAAGAACCCCAGACCGAATACGCCGTAGACGATTGACGGAACACCGGCCAGATTATTGACCGCGATACGAATTGTTCGGGTGATAAAACCCTGTTTTGCATATTCTTTCAGATAAATTGCAGCAATGACACCAAAAGGCGTGACGATCACTGACATAATCAGCACCATCATCACGGTGCCGAATATGGCCGGGAAAATCCCACCTTCCGTATTGGCTTCGCGAGGCTCGCCGGAAACAAATTTCCACACTTCATGAAAATAGTGCTGCAATTTTTCGAAACGATTCATATCGTTCGGTTTCACGACATCAACAATTTTCGACATCGGAATGATCACTTCATCGCCATTGGACATTTGCATGACCACCTGATCACGCACCAAAGCCTGATTTAAATCGTTAAGTCGAGTTTGTAATTCGCCATATTTTTCATTTTGTACCGCTTTTGCAGCTTCAATCTCGGCATAGGCAGCATTATCTTGAGGAACATTATCCAACTCCAAACGTCTCTCATCCAGACGCAGAGATTCAAGTGCCTGATTTATTTTGCCAATTTCGATCTTTTCAATATATTTGATTTCAGCAACCAGATTATTGCTACGTTCGAGCCGTTGCTGAAACTCTGGCCAGGCCTGGTCACCATCGGCTACTGTTTCGCCCTGTTGCTGCACGGATAGCAGATAACCATAGAAATGACCCCATTCACGACGTTCAATAGCCAGAATATCTTCCGGATAGCTGACCTCACCCATCCAGTCTTTGTTTACCCAGCGAAAATCCAGACCGAATTGATCGCGATTACCGATTTTTAGCAGGTAACGCTCAACACTTATCTGACCTTCTTTTAGCTGGTAATCAGAAGGCACTCTTTCCGCAGGAACAATCTCATGATCAACTCTTTCACCAATTAGAACTGTCGGCTCCAAACCAGGCTCGTTGTATTCCACTGACATAATGTCTGCTGGCCAGAAATGGCTGAGGCCACGAACCGCAATCAATAAAACCAGACCAATAACCGCAATCAGACTGATGGAAACTGCACCGGCATTAAGCCAGACCCACGGACTGCCACTTTGATACCAGGATTTAAATGTTGAATTAGACATGCTGATCTCTGTTTAAAGGCTGCTATATTTCTTACGCAGACGCTGGCGAACCAGCTCTGCAAGGGTGTTAAACACAAAAGTCGCTGAGAACAGCACCAACGCTGCAAGGAACAGCACACGATAATGGGTACTGTTCACCGCCGCTTCAGGCATTTCTACCGCGATATTGGCTGATAAGGCTCTGAATCCCTCAAAAATATTGAAATCCATAATGGGCGTATTTCCGGTCGCCATCAATACAATCATCGTTTCACCTACCGCACGCCCCAGACCGATCATGACGGCCGAGAAAATTGCCGGACTGGCGGTAAGTAACACCACTTTTGTTAAGGTTTGCCAAGGTGTTGCACCCAGTGCCAAAGAACCAATGGTCAATTGTTTTGGCACACTGAAAATGGCATCTTCGGTAATCGAGAAAATGGTCGGGATAACGGCAAAGCCCATCACCATACCGACGACTAACGAGTTACGCTGATCATAGCCGATACCGGTTGATTCCAGCCAACCCGGCATATCGCCACCAAATAACAGATTCTCCAATGGCAGACTTAATTTCATCGAAATAATACCGACCAGAATAACGATAGGAATCAAGATCGCCGCTTCCCAACCATCAGGAATTCGCTGACGCAATGATTTAGGTAATTTGGTCCATAGCCAGGCGGTGAGCAACACCATAATGGGGGTGAGGATCAGAATACTGAAAACACCGGGCAGGTTGTTTTCCACCAGCGGGGCCAACCATAAACCGGCCAGAAACCCCAGAATAACCGTTGGTAAGGCTTCCATGATTTCAATGGTCGGTTTCACCAGATTACGCATTCGCGGTGACATGAAGTAGGCGGTAAAAATCGCCCCCATAATCGCCAGCGGCACGGCGACCATCATGGCGTAAAATGCCGCTTTAATGGTGCCGAATGTTAATGGAGTAAGACTGAGTTTCGGTTCAAAGTCATTGCTGGAAGAAGAAGACTGCCATAGATACTCAGGTTCGCTGCGACTTTCATACCAGACTTTTTCCCATAAGGAATGCCAGGAAACTTCGGGGTGTTCATTTTCAATTTCATGAAACTGAGTATCACCATTCATTGCAACCGTTATCAGACCATTTGCCCGAGGTGACAAGGCCATTTTGGCATTGGCGTCGGCCAGAATATTCTCCACCAACAGGTTTCTCTCTGCAGTGGTGTGATAAATACCGATATCACCGGTATCATCCAACGCAACAAAGCCTTTACGAGCTTGTTCAGCCAGAATACTGCGAATGGGCGCAGTCTGTTCGGAGAAGCTTCTGACCCGCTCAATGGTGTAATTATTGTCAGCGTCACGTACTGGAAACCACTGGTCAATCTGGCCGTCACTGCGTCCTATTAATATTGAAATACCGCCAGTCAGAAATTCTGCTGCCGTAATTTCAACATCCTCAGGTACTGCGCTGATCCGCTGCAGCATTCTGACATCGTCTATGTTTTGTACGTCGTAATAGGCAATATCACCATCATTGTGAATGACATATAACTCGCGCTGATCGATATCTAACCGAATCTTTGACACCGGTGCATTACTATCCAATGGGATTTCGCGGTTTTCGTTGTCCAGTGTAAAGTCGGTTTCATCAAGAAAGTTCACATCCTTGGTAATACGCGACATAACCAGTCGATTATCAGCAGTGAGCGCCACTAAGGTGGTGAGGTCGTCATAACTTTGAACCGTCAGCATCTGCAACGGCTGTCCCTGTGGATCGATTTCGACCAGTTCTTCACCAATGGGATACTGGATTTCTGGCGTAATCAGTCGTTGTGTTCCCTGCGGATAACTGATTTTGTAGTTTTCCTGGAAGACTATCGCCTGACCATTGTCCAGACCATAAGCAAACACACCGGTTGAGGCACTACCTGCTGAGAAACTGCTGACAGAACTTTCGGCTGGGATGGGTAGATCAACAGCGGATATTTCATTGCCATTATGTGCATTAAAAAAACGTAAATTCGCCTTTTCATCCAGCGATAATGCCACTTCATTATATTCATCCAGGGTCAGATGAACATTATTGGTTGGCACTTGTTCGAATTGTTGTTCAGTACGCAGGTCAGCACTATTGAACAGTGGAATTACCACATATAGCAGATAAAAGAAGATCAGCACGATGGCGACAATCACCATGATGCCACCACCAGTTACAACAACCCGGGCTAATTTATCTTTAAACTCGCGCCAATTTCGCCGACGACGGGCCGTTTTTGAATTAGCAGCAGCTATAACGCTATTTTCAATAGTTTGCTCAGCCATAATCTGATTTGGTTTCCGTTTAAGAAATACGCACGCAATAGGGTGATTGCTTAATTTTAATACTGCTAATCAATCTGCAGGCAAATTGATTAACGCTATTAGATAAAAAAACCCCGCACATCTTGCAATGTGCGGGGTGATTTTAATTCGCAATATTACTTCAGCATTTCCATATATTTTGCTGCAGTTTTAGCTGGCAGTGGTACATAACCATCTTTAACAACAACTTCCTGACCCACTTTAGACAGAATCATTTTCATGAATTCACGGTCAATTGGAGACATTGGTTTATTAGGTGCTTTGTTCACATAAACCCACAAAAAGCGTGACATTGGATATGAACCATCAGCAGCATTTTCACCATTGGCTTCAATAAATGGTTGACCGGCTTCTTTCGCTAAAGGAACCAGTTTAACGCCAGATGTTTTGTAACCGATACCAGAATAACCCAGACCGTTGGTTGATTTAGTCACACCCTGAACAACTGAAGCTGAACCTGGTTGCTCATTTACACTGTTTTTATAGTCACCTTTACACAAAGCATTATCTTTAAAGTAACCATAAGTACCCGATACTGAGTTACGACCGTATAACTGGATTGACCCCAGACCTTCAACACCTAATTGTGACCAGTCAGTGATATCTTCTGAATAGCCACACTTACGAGTTGCAGAGAAAGCAGCATCTACTTGAGGAATGGTCATACCTTTGATTGGGTTATCTTTGTGGACATAAACCGCCAGAGCATCAATTGCAACTGGAATAGCGGTTGGTTTGTAACCGTATTTGTTTTCAAATTCTTTGATTTCGCTGTCTTTCATTTCACGGCTCATCGGACCAACATTCGATGTACCTTCAGTTAATGCAGGCGGCGCAGTTGAAGAACCCGCTGCTTGAATCTGGATGCTGACATTAGGATATTCGCGTTTGAACTCTTCAGCCCACAAGGTCATCAAGTTCGCCAGAGTGTCTGAACCGACGCTAGATAAGCTGCCTGATACACCGCTGGTTTTTTCATAAACTGACAGGTTTGGATCAACGTCTGCAAACGTGGCAGAGGAAAAGGTCATTGCCAAAGCGGCACCATATATAGCAAAATTTTTCTTGAACATGAGTCATTAACTCCTTGGGTTAAAAATAAGTTCCAACGCTTACCGCGTTGAGCACCCGAGCAGTATCGCGATTAACTGTGACAAGGATATGAAAGTAATATGACAATACTGTGACATGGCCGCAAACCGTATTCAGCAAGGCTAAATGTCGATTTTATCCATCACGCTTTTGACGGGAAAACAGCATTTAAAACTTGATCCTTCACCGATAGCACTTTGAATCACCAATTCTGCTTTGTGTCGTTGCAACACATGCTTGACAATAGCCAGCCCCAGTCCTGTTCCACCGGTTTCCCTGGCACGACCACTATCAACACGATAAAAACGTTCTGTCAGGCGATCCAGATGATGTTGGGCGATACCTTCACCGGTATCTTTCACCTCAATGACGGCAAAAATGCCCTCAATATGCCATCTGACATCGATCAAGGTTTCTGCCGGAGTATATTTGACGGCATTAAAGACCAGGTTGGAGATTGCACTGCGTAGTTCATCAGCATCTGCCATCAGCCATTTTTCGCTCAGGCAGTGCAGGCTGATCTGATGTTGATGAAAATGTTCCAGTCGTTTGGCATCTTCCACCACACTATGCAGCAATTTACAGATATCCGTTGGACGGTGTTGCAACGGCTTTTCACCGGTTTCAAGTTGGGATAATGCCAGCAGATCCTTGATCATCAGATGCATTCGCTGGCTTTGTTGCTGCATGATCGGTAAAGCCTGTTGCCAGAGTTCCTGATCACTTTCCGTGGTCAAGGTTTCCAGATACCCCCGCAAAACCGTCAACGGTGTACGCAATTCATGCGACACATTGGCTACGAAATCCCGCCGCATACGCTGCAACTTCTGGGTCTGGGTAATATCTCTGGCGATCAATAACCGATCTTTACTGGCGTACCGCACCACTTTGAATTCAAGCTGGATACGATCATTCATCGGTGAAGCGGCGATGATGACATCCTCGGCATTATTCTCCAGCTCAAGAAGTTTCTGGAATGCCGGGTCACGAACCAGATTGTTGACCCTGACGCCGTTGTCATGAGGCCAATTGATTCCTAACAAGGTCATAGCTGAGGTATTGGCCCAGCTGACCTGCCCAAATTCGCCCATGACGACCACCGCATCGGGCAAAGCAGCCGTTGCCGATTGGAAACGTTTTAAATAACCGGTGAGCTTTTTTTTACGGCTGCTGTTTTGTGCGCGCATCTGTTCGATCTGCCGGCACACATCATCAATAACCCCCTCGGCTTGCGGAGAGCTATTTTTCTTCGGCTTATCCAGCCAGGCTTGCAACTGGTTCCATTTGCTCTGCATCCAAAAAATGTAAATAAGCGCAGCGACAAACAGGAAAGCCATCATATGGCCGACAACCAATCCAACAAAACCGGCCAGACTGAGTACCGTCAGTAAACGCCAATAATCCCATTGCATCAGAAAATCCTGCTATTCAGCAGAAAAGCGGTAGCCGACACCGCGAACGGTTTGTACCAGGTTGTCATGACCGCTGTGTTCCAGCGCCTTACGCAGACGACGAATATGCACATCCACTGTGCGCTCCTCTATATAGACAGTGTCACCCCAGACAAAATCCAGCAGCTGGGAACGGTTATAGGCACGTTCGGGGTTTTTCATAAAGAAGTGTAGTAAGCGGAATTCGGTCGGTCCCAATTCAATGCGTTCACCATTCACCGAGACCCGGTGGCTTTTGGTGTCCATGACCAATTCACCCATCTGCAGTTTCTGGGCATCATCATCTTCCATCGGACGACAACGACGTAAAACCGCTTTAATTCGCGCTATTAATTCAGGTGGGGAAAACGGTTTATTAATATAGTCATCAGCGCCGACACTCAGCCCTTTAACCATATCTTCACTTTCGCCTTTGGCGGTGAGCATGATTACGGGAATGGAGGCTAAAAACTCATTGGCACGCAGACGGCGGATAAACTCGATGCCATCAATTCCGGGTAACATCCAGTCCAGCAAAATCATGTCTGGTTGTTGATTTTTCAACCAATCCAGACCGGTTTCGCCATCCTTGACCGCTTCGCAGGTAAATCCTGCCTGACGCAGACTGAAATTAATCATGTCACGAATGGCGGCGTCATCTTCAACCAGTAATACCGATATGCTCATATCCGATTTTTTCCTGAACTATTTTACTAAGAGTAAAGCTTAACGGCTAAATATGACAATTTGATAACAACGCTGAAAGCTTTATACAGTCTGGGCTTTACGCGGTAACAT
Proteins encoded:
- the phoR gene encoding phosphate regulon sensor histidine kinase PhoR, giving the protein MQWDYWRLLTVLSLAGFVGLVVGHMMAFLFVAALIYIFWMQSKWNQLQAWLDKPKKNSSPQAEGVIDDVCRQIEQMRAQNSSRKKKLTGYLKRFQSATAALPDAVVVMGEFGQVSWANTSAMTLLGINWPHDNGVRVNNLVRDPAFQKLLELENNAEDVIIAASPMNDRIQLEFKVVRYASKDRLLIARDITQTQKLQRMRRDFVANVSHELRTPLTVLRGYLETLTTESDQELWQQALPIMQQQSQRMHLMIKDLLALSQLETGEKPLQHRPTDICKLLHSVVEDAKRLEHFHQHQISLHCLSEKWLMADADELRSAISNLVFNAVKYTPAETLIDVRWHIEGIFAVIEVKDTGEGIAQHHLDRLTERFYRVDSGRARETGGTGLGLAIVKHVLQRHKAELVIQSAIGEGSSFKCCFPVKSVMDKIDI
- the phoB gene encoding phosphate regulon transcriptional regulator PhoB; this translates as MSISVLLVEDDAAIRDMINFSLRQAGFTCEAVKDGETGLDWLKNQQPDMILLDWMLPGIDGIEFIRRLRANEFLASIPVIMLTAKGESEDMVKGLSVGADDYINKPFSPPELIARIKAVLRRCRPMEDDDAQKLQMGELVMDTKSHRVSVNGERIELGPTEFRLLHFFMKNPERAYNRSQLLDFVWGDTVYIEERTVDVHIRRLRKALEHSGHDNLVQTVRGVGYRFSAE
- the pstA gene encoding phosphate ABC transporter permease PstA, with protein sequence MSNSTFKSWYQSGSPWVWLNAGAVSISLIAVIGLVLLIAVRGLSHFWPADIMSVEYNEPGLEPTVLIGERVDHEIVPAERVPSDYQLKEGQISVERYLLKIGNRDQFGLDFRWVNKDWMGEVSYPEDILAIERREWGHFYGYLLSVQQQGETVADGDQAWPEFQQRLERSNNLVAEIKYIEKIEIGKINQALESLRLDERRLELDNVPQDNAAYAEIEAAKAVQNEKYGELQTRLNDLNQALVRDQVVMQMSNGDEVIIPMSKIVDVVKPNDMNRFEKLQHYFHEVWKFVSGEPREANTEGGIFPAIFGTVMMVLIMSVIVTPFGVIAAIYLKEYAKQGFITRTIRIAVNNLAGVPSIVYGVFGLGFFVYFLGGNIDEIFFQAKLPSPTFGQPGLMWASLTLAILTVPVVIVATEEGLSRIPRAMREGSLALGATKAETLWRTVIPMAAPAMMTGLILAVARAAGEVAPLMMVGVVKLAPALAVDSVAPYLHLDRQFMHLGFHIYDVGFQSPNVEAARPLVYATAFLLLLIIVVLNLTAISIRNRLRENFKASDN
- a CDS encoding ABC transporter permease subunit — protein: MAEQTIENSVIAAANSKTARRRRNWREFKDKLARVVVTGGGIMVIVAIVLIFFYLLYVVIPLFNSADLRTEQQFEQVPTNNVHLTLDEYNEVALSLDEKANLRFFNAHNGNEISAVDLPIPAESSVSSFSAGSASTGVFAYGLDNGQAIVFQENYKISYPQGTQRLITPEIQYPIGEELVEIDPQGQPLQMLTVQSYDDLTTLVALTADNRLVMSRITKDVNFLDETDFTLDNENREIPLDSNAPVSKIRLDIDQRELYVIHNDGDIAYYDVQNIDDVRMLQRISAVPEDVEITAAEFLTGGISILIGRSDGQIDQWFPVRDADNNYTIERVRSFSEQTAPIRSILAEQARKGFVALDDTGDIGIYHTTAERNLLVENILADANAKMALSPRANGLITVAMNGDTQFHEIENEHPEVSWHSLWEKVWYESRSEPEYLWQSSSSSNDFEPKLSLTPLTFGTIKAAFYAMMVAVPLAIMGAIFTAYFMSPRMRNLVKPTIEIMEALPTVILGFLAGLWLAPLVENNLPGVFSILILTPIMVLLTAWLWTKLPKSLRQRIPDGWEAAILIPIVILVGIISMKLSLPLENLLFGGDMPGWLESTGIGYDQRNSLVVGMVMGFAVIPTIFSITEDAIFSVPKQLTIGSLALGATPWQTLTKVVLLTASPAIFSAVMIGLGRAVGETMIVLMATGNTPIMDFNIFEGFRALSANIAVEMPEAAVNSTHYRVLFLAALVLFSATFVFNTLAELVRQRLRKKYSSL
- the phoU gene encoding phosphate signaling complex protein PhoU, whose product is MATNQSQHISQQFEKELQDIRSRVLAMGGVVEKQVSGAMEALVTGDADLARQVISGDEDVNKLDVSIDEECIQILALRQPTASDLRLVTGILKTITDLERIGDEAVRIARMALNLAEKDRPKKNYRELHALGQHVSGMLHNTLDAFARFDVDAALQVAHEDRQVDAEYESIMRQLMTYMMEDPRTISRVIDMMWSARSLERIGDHSRNVSEHIIYLVEGKDVRHLTVEKMEKVVKGGE
- a CDS encoding PstS family phosphate ABC transporter substrate-binding protein — translated: MFKKNFAIYGAALAMTFSSATFADVDPNLSVYEKTSGVSGSLSSVGSDTLANLMTLWAEEFKREYPNVSIQIQAAGSSTAPPALTEGTSNVGPMSREMKDSEIKEFENKYGYKPTAIPVAIDALAVYVHKDNPIKGMTIPQVDAAFSATRKCGYSEDITDWSQLGVEGLGSIQLYGRNSVSGTYGYFKDNALCKGDYKNSVNEQPGSASVVQGVTKSTNGLGYSGIGYKTSGVKLVPLAKEAGQPFIEANGENAADGSYPMSRFLWVYVNKAPNKPMSPIDREFMKMILSKVGQEVVVKDGYVPLPAKTAAKYMEMLK
- the pstB gene encoding phosphate ABC transporter ATP-binding protein PstB, yielding MEAVNQQKNAARGIDIESMNRGPKLNMADEKTCIEIKNFNLFYGDAQALKDINLTIPRHRVTAFIGPSGCGKSTFLRCFNRMNDLIDNVNIQGQLLLDGEELNSPAVNVSDLRRKVGMVFQKPNPFPKTIYENVAYGLRLQGVNDRQTLDKVVEKSLKGAALWDEVKDRLQSSAMGLSGGQQQRLVIARAIAIEPEVLLLDEPASALDPLSTLKIEELIYELKEKYTIVIVTHNMQQAARVSDYTAFMYMGELIEFGATDELFTNPGKKQTEDYITGRYG